The DNA sequence TATTGAAGAATCACAGTTGTCATTGAGCCACTTTAAAACATCAGATGCACTTAAAACCCAGTCTCTTGAGTTTAATTTTCTTATAACATCCGCTACAAATTTAGATGTACACTCTTTTGCAATCTCTTCACCTGCAATTTGATAAAGTATTGAGAATGCGAGCTGAGTAGCCCCTTTAGAACTGTTACCCCATTCAAATCCACTGTTAGAAGATGGGAAAATATCATATCTCGTTGGAAGTTCAAGTTCGCCGTAAGTAACGTACTTACTTCCAAGCAATGCCCTATGCCCTTTAAACACATGATTATTCATTACTATTGCCATATAAGTCTCTTATATTTTAAAGGTGTAATTGCGTTTAGAATCCTTTTTAACTTCCACATCATCAGATAAAAAAACAACTCTATAAACAATATATGCAAAAGCAAATAGCAAAAAAAGTACCAATAACCAAATTAACATGACAAAATTCCTTGACTAATGATAATTTAGATATCGGTATTTTAAAAAATTACATTAATTTGTATTCAATGTTTTTGTTTTTAAGTTCACTAATAAAGAGCTCAAAGTAGTATAAAACTTCATTTTCTTCTTCACCGTATAAAGAGAGCTCCACATTTGGAATATTATTCACAAATATCGGTAATGACGAGAGTTCAATAGTTGAAGGGACTTGTTTCATAATGGAAATAAGGCTGTTTTCACTTGTATATGCATAGAGTGTTTTTCTAAATTTTTCTTTTGAGTGAGAAAAGTGTTTTTTAATTGCTTCTGTTAACATAGGATGTGCCATCGAAGGAAATCCAGGAACAAAAAAATAACGATTATCCAATGAAAAACCGGACATATTGTTTACAGGATTAAAAAGAAGATCTGACTTTGGCGGCAAGTCTGCCATATGAATTCTATGGGGATACGCTTCATCTCCAAACTTTTCAATAATGTCATTAAAAAACTTTTGATGAGTTTGCACATTAGAGTTTCTAAAAACATTGGAAGCTATTTCGCGTGTCAGATCATCTGGAGTTGAGCCAATCCCACCAAAAGAGAACATAACAGCGTCTTTATCTGTTTGTATCATCTCGTAAGTTTTAATGATCAGTTCTTTGTCATCTTTGATAACAAAAGAAGCAAATAGGTTATGTCCATATTTTGCCAATTCATTTTTTAGAAATTCAAAATGTTTGTCAACTCGTCTGCCGTTTAAAATCTCTGTTCCTATAATTACTACGTAAAAGTTCATTATTAGCTTATTTCCATCCTTATTAAGTTAAAGATTATACCATTGATAAATTTATAGAAAAATAGTATACAATTCAAAAACTATTTAAAATTCCTATTAAGGGCAAATCTATGATAAAAAAATCTATTGACAATGTAGAAGCGATCAAGCAGCAAGCGGGCGAAGGGGTATCGATGAAAATGTTGCTTTCTCCTGAAGAAGCTTCAAACTTCGCAATGAGGCAGTTTTGCATAAAAGCAAACGGCCATATGCCGCTTCACACTAATAGTGTTGAGCATGAGCAGTATGTTCTAAAGGGAAAAGCCAAAGTAACAGTCGGTGATGAAATATTTGAAGCAAAAGCAGGAGATATACTTTACATCCCTGCAGGTGTTGCTCATATGTATGAAACAGTGGGTGAAGAAGATTATGAGTTTTTATGTCTGGTACCTAAAAAAGAGGATACTATAAACATTATCTCTTGTTAAATATTTTTTAATTGCTTGTTATGTAGCTTGCTTAGGAATATAAGCGATATAACCCCTCCAAAAAGGGCATACGCCATATCGGATTGGGTATCCCAAATATATCCTTGTGTTCCTAAAAAAGCATCCGCGTTTTCTCCGGTTGCCAAGGCAACCCACCATTCAATAAGTTCATAAAAAGCACTTACACCCAATACGATTGAAAGGCTAATAAAATGGAGCCACATACCGTTTGGAACCACATTTTTACGCAGTAAAATTTCACGTGCCAAAATGATCGGAACAAAGCCTTGAAAAAAGTGCCCGATTTTATCGTAATTATTTCTCTCAAAACCGAAGAACTCTTTAAGCGTGTCACAAAACGGTACCTCTGCATACGTATAGTGTCCGCCAATCATTAAAACGACACAATGCACTAAAATCAGTATGTACAAAAGCGGTGTTAAACGAAAAGTATTATAAGTGAGAAGTAGCAGAACTCCTGCAATCAAAGCAGGTGTAACCTCTAAAACCCACGTAAATGGATCTTTTGGATTGATAACAGACCAAATAAGCACTGTAAAATAGATAGTTATCCAAATATATTTTTTCATTTTATTCTTTCATAGAAAATTCTAAATAATCTTTTTGATTATGCAAGTATATAATAACTTCCAGATCCATATCTGTTTGTTCAAAGCTCTTTTTAATTATTGAAAAAACTTTTTCTTTTTCTAAACCGCCGACACCGCATCCTAAAAGGGGGATTACAAGTTTGGGGTTTTCAATATGCTCATTTTCAATTTTTTCATTGACGATATTTATTGTGTTTTTTAAAGCATTCTTGATATGCTCGTATGTTGGAAGAGGGGATTTTGTAGGATCACTATAGTTCATAACTGCTATATGCAGTGCATATTGAAAGTTTGTAGCAGTGCCTGAGCTTGATATTAGAACATCTCCTTGACGTATAGTGTTAAAATTCTTTTTCAGTTCATTTAATTCTTCTTGAAAAGAGCTGCCGCCGCATTGTTCGTAAAAAGCTCTTGAGACCCCGCTGCCGAGTTGCAGTTCCGTATTAGAAGCATTAACAATGAAAGTCGATTGTTCTTCTACCAAGTTACCGTATTTTATTTTTATGATCATAAAATAATTATATCTAAATAGATTGGTATTAAATATCTCTGATTGCCTTTACTTTGTAAGTAAAATAAAAGTATAATTTTTAAAATAAAAAAAAGAGGCGAACTATGTCATATTCACAAAAACTAGAAGAATTACTTACAAAAAGTGTAATACCGGATATTAACGAAAGACTTGATGAGATCTTTGAAGAGATTGCTGATAGTAAAAATGCAAGTGATGAACTCAAAGAAGAGGTAGAAGAACTTCGTGAATTCAAAGCAGACCTTGAAGATGTTTTAGATGAGATCCATATGGGTGAGATAGATGAAGAAGAGTGCAAAGAGTTAATTGAAGATATTCAAGAAGCTCAAACTTCATATGAAGATGACGAATAAAAGATCATAGCTTCTTTTAAACTCATTTATATATAATTTCACTT is a window from the Sulfurimonas sp. C5 genome containing:
- a CDS encoding macro domain-containing protein: MIIKIKYGNLVEEQSTFIVNASNTELQLGSGVSRAFYEQCGGSSFQEELNELKKNFNTIRQGDVLISSSGTATNFQYALHIAVMNYSDPTKSPLPTYEHIKNALKNTINIVNEKIENEHIENPKLVIPLLGCGVGGLEKEKVFSIIKKSFEQTDMDLEVIIYLHNQKDYLEFSMKE
- a CDS encoding cupin domain-containing protein codes for the protein MIKKSIDNVEAIKQQAGEGVSMKMLLSPEEASNFAMRQFCIKANGHMPLHTNSVEHEQYVLKGKAKVTVGDEIFEAKAGDILYIPAGVAHMYETVGEEDYEFLCLVPKKEDTINIISC
- a CDS encoding DUF2238 domain-containing protein, coding for MKKYIWITIYFTVLIWSVINPKDPFTWVLEVTPALIAGVLLLLTYNTFRLTPLLYILILVHCVVLMIGGHYTYAEVPFCDTLKEFFGFERNNYDKIGHFFQGFVPIILAREILLRKNVVPNGMWLHFISLSIVLGVSAFYELIEWWVALATGENADAFLGTQGYIWDTQSDMAYALFGGVISLIFLSKLHNKQLKNI
- a CDS encoding DUF6166 domain-containing protein, yielding MAIVMNNHVFKGHRALLGSKYVTYGELELPTRYDIFPSSNSGFEWGNSSKGATQLAFSILYQIAGEEIAKECTSKFVADVIRKLNSRDWVLSASDVLKWLNDNCDSSIETNTITKTVPQVTKSETSSTKKRQKQKNNVVKDICKELDITQKQLAEILEVPEGTVSSWAVKNEIPRLGKKAIEFYIENQKNQKIVDSYKNFINLLQEV
- a CDS encoding molybdopterin-binding protein, with translation MNFYVVIIGTEILNGRRVDKHFEFLKNELAKYGHNLFASFVIKDDKELIIKTYEMIQTDKDAVMFSFGGIGSTPDDLTREIASNVFRNSNVQTHQKFFNDIIEKFGDEAYPHRIHMADLPPKSDLLFNPVNNMSGFSLDNRYFFVPGFPSMAHPMLTEAIKKHFSHSKEKFRKTLYAYTSENSLISIMKQVPSTIELSSLPIFVNNIPNVELSLYGEEENEVLYYFELFISELKNKNIEYKLM